Part of the Triticum urartu cultivar G1812 chromosome 2, Tu2.1, whole genome shotgun sequence genome, AATTGTGCCCTCCAAATCCAAATGAGTTAGAAATAGCTGCATTCACAAGACCAAACACGCATAAAGATAGAGATGCTGGCGACGATGATTGTAAGCACTCGCGAAGGGATGGTAGATTCTATGTGAGCTATTCTGCTGAGCATTTAGCTATCATTCATGATGAGCATCTTTCAACAGAAGGGGGATGGGACTGGGGAGGAACTCACCAACATTCACTTCATGCTGCTTCTTTTCATTAGCTACTGTATCAAAATCAACTTCAGGCTCTGGCTTCTGCAAAAGAGAAATGACTCAAACATGAGAAAATCGGACTGTGTAACAATGAGAAAACCAGGAATTTTGCAAAATAGAGCTCAGCTTCTCTTCCATCTTACTCTTAGCACGGAATGTACTCTGATAGATACTGGATTTTAACAGATTTTTTTTTAACTAGGTTTTTAACAGATATACACTTACAAGCCTTTACGAGGTAACTCAAAGCAGGTAAATAGAAGGTTAAACACTCGCCAGCATATATATATGAACCAAGATGAACCAGCAGGAGATTTGGACAGGATAATGACTAACTTACAAATTGGTTAATGGTAGGATGCACCCATCCAGTAGTTATGGACTTGATAGTGGCGATAGCTTCTAACCCACCTGCTGCACCCAGGCAATGCCCTATCATGGACTGGCAGGCAAGGAAGTGACATCAGATAAGAGAACAATTACGAAATGACATGGAAGCGAGCGAGCGAACCTTCGTAGAATTGATCTTGATCTCAGATGGATTCTTGAAGACTTGCTTAATGGCTCTCACTTCAGCCAAGTCACCAGCAAGTGTCGAAGTTGCGTGTGCATTGATGTAGTTCACCTAAAAATACATCAAATGGAATCAAAATCTGCTGACTGGGGAACACTAAGCTTATAAACAAATGAATTATATTCTAATGTGACAGTACTGTggtttttttttgtgtgtgtgtgtgtgggggggggggggggggggggactacCAGCCCAATTCAAACAATCATAATTCACTTAAGAAACAAGAATCTTGCCGATGGGACCCCCAGATGAAAATTTCAACGTGCGTATCTGTCACACTAATATTTTGACTTCTGATATTAGACTCGTGCTAGGAAGGAAAAAAAACTGCAGCTATACAAAAATTGGCTGGGCCGTTGATTCAAGATATACCTCCTCTGGTGCAACACCTGCATCTCTGAGACTCATTGTAATACAGGATGATACACCCAGTCCATCTGATCGAGGATCAGTCATATGGTAAGCATCACAGTTGACCGCACCTCCCAAGTATTCAGCAATTATTGGTGCATCACGCTTCATTGCGTGCTCCAGGCTCTCCATAACCTATTGTCGAACAAGAGTTTCACCGTTTAAGTGTTACATATCGCTAATAGCAGTAGGATCTAATTGATGACTGAAGTTCATGGTGGCGAACTGAGAATAAATGTAACAACCTGAAGCAAACAACAAACACAAAAAAAAGGAATGCAGACAGCTAAAATGATTCTAAAGTACATAAAAATATTTAAAAACATGAAATTCTTTTTGTTAATCGACCATACCAGTACACCGGCACCTTCACCCATAACAAAGCCATCTCGCTCTTTATCCCATGGCCTAGATGCAGTTATTGGGTCATCGTTCCTTTGTGATAGTGCTCTACATGCTACAAAACCTCCAAGGCCGATTGGAATGATGGCAGCTTCAGTTCCACCAGCGACGATGATATCAGCCTCACCACGACGAATATGGTTTGCGGCAGCATAAAAGCAGTAGTTGGAGGTTGCACACGCAGTTGAAATTGAGTAGTTGGGGCCCATGAAACCAACATCCATGGCAAGCAAGGCTGAACCCATGTTAGTTATAGCATATGGGATAAAGAAAGGTGAAATTTTTCTGTATCCCTTCTCGATAAGATTCTGAACACCATCGGAGAATACTGAAAGGCCACCCATGCCAGAACCCACAAGAATACCAGCCCGCCCCACATCAAGCTGTTAACAATGAAGTCATTAGCGAAAGAGACATTTCAAAAGACGGGATCAAAAATGAACCAACAGAAACCTAGAGAACATGTGGAATTTATGGCAGTATGGAAATGATGGTAGACTAGCCACCTATTGACAGCCTATCGGGCAGAAGAAGCAACCAACTTAACCAACTGCATAAGGGACCATCAAATAAATTCAGGGATTCACCTCTAACTTTTTTGTATGATCTGTTGTTGCAACCAACAGATGATTATGATTTCAGACAAGTGCTATGCTATCTACAAACATGCGTCACACGGAGATTATTGAAGTTGAACTCACACAAGTTCACAGGGATTTTAGGGCGCAAACCATCTGCAGTGATTTAGGAGCTTATGCGCAAAGCAGGTTCGGATCATATAAAATCTGTGAACAATAGTTTACACCAAGAAACACAAATTTATCTGTCTCGGTTTTCTTTCCTTCCCAAGCCATCAAGAAAATTTCCTTTTGAAAGAAACTATGAGATCATCTCACAAGCAACAAGATAAACCTGTattttcttcaacaaatatcaaGCTACAAATATGTATAGCCATTTCTAACAAACCTATAGGGTGTAAAACTGCCCAAAAAGAAGCCATACTTTTTTTCTCAAACTAAATCCAATTAGACCTTTTTTCCTATTGACAACCAATGACGTTGCCCCTTTTGGGGCATTTTGATTTGAGCACTCAAGTTTAGTACCCAAGTATTTGAATAGTGATCACTGAATTTTCAGTCCAGTCATCGTCCTAACTGATTCAGATAAAAGATAAATCATACAGAAATAAACTTTTCATACTGATTTACAGTCATCGGCCAGTCACACACATGTAACACAATCACAACCTACATTGTTCATAAATCAAAGCTTGTCTTGAAGTGAAATCTACACTCGTATGTTGCACCAAGAAGGGCTTTCAGGGAGATAAAAATTGATGCCAAACATAACATAACCAAGCCAAACATTTTCTACAAAAATTTCCACTAAGCCAAAGAAAACAACTGGAAATGATTTCAACTCTAGAGTCTACTATTTCTGCAATGTCCACATAAAACAGAGAGCTCAGTTCATTCGGAGGCAAGGGCGCGCCCCGCTCTCCGTCTCACTCACCTTGCCGTGCGCGTCGGATCCTGCGCTGAGCCCGGCGCTCTCGAGCGCCTTCTTGCCGCTGAGGATGCAGTACCGGATGCAGTCGTCGAGCCTCCGGTCGTTCTTGCCGTCGATGTACCCCTCCGACGAGAACCCCCGTATCTGCCCGGCGAACCTCGTGGGGAAACTGCTGGCATCGAACCGGTCGATGGGCCCGACGCCGCTCTCCCCGGCCAGGAGCCGGTCGTAGAATGTGTCCACGTCGTTCCCGAACACCGACGCCAGCCCCATCCCCGTGATCACCACCCGCTTCCTGGGGTCCGTCTCTCTCTGCGGCGCCGCCGAGGTGGCCGCCGAGGCGCGGACGTCCGCGGCGGGACGCCGGCGCGGGCGAGCGCGGCGGCGGGGGAACGCGGGGGGAGGGACACGGAGGCCGAGGGCGTGGGGGGCGTGGGCGTGCATGGCGGAGCTTGCAGTTGGGCCGGCGGGGGAGCGAGTGAGGTGGTTAAATAGGcgcggcggtggaggaggcggcggcgggagaGGCGCCGTGCGGCGAGGGTGGCGGTGCCGGACACAGCGGAAAGATGGATGGATGGATTTTTGGAGGGAGTGGTTTATTGTGGATTGGATTGGGAGGGTCGGAAATCAGAACCGTCGCTTTCAATTACTACTACGTATTTATGCACTGTACATGTTTTTGGAAGAGAAACATGGTGTATTTCAAATGAAGCAAAATAAGGGCTTGGCTAGGGAACAGTTGACTGAAGAAAATAGTAAAAATTGAGCCAGTTCATTTGTACTGAACCGTCCCATGCAAAATGAACGGTCGGATTACCTTCCTCAACCTCTGCCCACGTCTATTGGCTGGCCCGCTAGCCTCTGCCGCTAGCGGGGCTCCCAGGCCATCCTCGCCACTCCGCCCTCCCCTCATCGGCGGTCATCGCCTTGTTGGCGCCACCCCCGCCATCCTCTAAACCGATGATCCACTAGAATTTCCCGACGacaccccccctcccccccccctccccgcgCATGTTGAACTGTTAACCTTCGAAGCCGCCTTCGTCGTCTTGCTAGCGGCCACGGCTCGTTCCCAGACGAGGCCTTGTCGGCGTCCCCAGGCC contains:
- the LOC125538404 gene encoding 3-oxoacyl-[acyl-carrier-protein] synthase I, chloroplastic — encoded protein: MHAHAPHALGLRVPPPAFPRRRARPRRRPAADVRASAATSAAPQRETDPRKRVVITGMGLASVFGNDVDTFYDRLLAGESGVGPIDRFDASSFPTRFAGQIRGFSSEGYIDGKNDRRLDDCIRYCILSGKKALESAGLSAGSDAHGKLDVGRAGILVGSGMGGLSVFSDGVQNLIEKGYRKISPFFIPYAITNMGSALLAMDVGFMGPNYSISTACATSNYCFYAAANHIRRGEADIIVAGGTEAAIIPIGLGGFVACRALSQRNDDPITASRPWDKERDGFVMGEGAGVLVMESLEHAMKRDAPIIAEYLGGAVNCDAYHMTDPRSDGLGVSSCITMSLRDAGVAPEEVNYINAHATSTLAGDLAEVRAIKQVFKNPSEIKINSTKSMIGHCLGAAGGLEAIATIKSITTGWVHPTINQFKPEPEVDFDTVANEKKQHEVNVAISNSFGFGGHNSVVVFAPFKQ